Genomic DNA from Candidatus Krumholzibacteriia bacterium:
TCGGACCCTGCAAGCGACGGCATGGTATCGTGGCCGGATGCAGCGACGCAACAGCGGGAAAGTCGCGCGGCGCCGCGCCGGCCGTGGCGCCGCCAGTGACGTTGCATCCAGCGCCGGGGGTTTGGCGGCGATCGCCAGCGAGGTTGTGGCCTGCCACCGCTGTCCCCGCCTGCGCCGTTACTGCGAGACGATCGCCCGCACCAAGCGCCGCGCTTACCGCGCCGAGGAATACTGGGGCAAACCGGTGCCGGGTTTCGGCGACCCCTTGGCACGGCTCTGGATCCTGGGCCTGGCCCCCGCCGCACATGGCGCCAATCGCACCGGGCGCATGTTCACCGGCGACTCGAGCGGCGATTGGCTCTTCGCCGCCTTGCACGAGAGCGGCTTCGCTCGCCTCGCCAGCTCGGCTTCGCGCCACGACGGCCAGCACCTGACCGCTGCCTACATCAGTGCGGTGGTGCGCTGCGCGCCGCCGGACAACAAACCCCAACCAGACGAGGTCGCTGCCTGCTCCGACTTCCTGACCCGCGAGCTTGCGGCGCTTCGCAATGTCGCAGTGCTGCTCTGCTTGGGGTCGATCGCGTTCGCTGCCGCCCTGCGTC
This window encodes:
- a CDS encoding uracil-DNA glycosylase, whose translation is MQRRNSGKVARRRAGRGAASDVASSAGGLAAIASEVVACHRCPRLRRYCETIARTKRRAYRAEEYWGKPVPGFGDPLARLWILGLAPAAHGANRTGRMFTGDSSGDWLFAALHESGFARLASSASRHDGQHLTAAYISAVVRCAPPDNKPQPDEVAACSDFLTRELAALRNVAVLLCLGSIAFAAALRLLQAAGYAVPRPRPRFGHGAEYLLRPRATTTHPSSPPRALLVLASYHPSRQNTQTGRLTRPMWQAIFRRARAVVENAAPWTHSNRGFAG